A window of the Drosophila simulans strain w501 chromosome 2L, Prin_Dsim_3.1, whole genome shotgun sequence genome harbors these coding sequences:
- the LOC6733009 gene encoding uncharacterized protein LOC6733009 → MWKGHKEKPTSTRSMAREVVHPERPLPPWSRLLEHNAEGCLRKRSGEKEEHYEVEISNHLWSLWGSTQQVKPGENSSSSEAASGSTSPPGQALACCVLACCAGSYQSLDSWNSSALDKIMSNGRCYYDESLATRQHWNRTGQLCLECLNTTCFLDGHEFWVDIEKLCTGKLYSRTKSLGSALSKFFGQHLQTGILQLRDQALAFGFIPEFASGGAFFLFHCQARGRPLFKDCESAPYVLRMRKLQQLLYCMLITLDERRHNVPFRIYKVGCVPRAN, encoded by the coding sequence ATGTGGAAAGGACACAAGGAAAAACCCACTTCCACCCGTTCGATGGCCAGGGAAGTTGTCCACCCTGAGAGGCCTTTGCCGCCGTGGAGTCGGCTTCTGGAGCACAATGCAGAAGGTTGTCTGCGGAAGAGAAGTGGGGAAAAGGAGGAGCACTACGAGGTGGAGATCTCCAACCACTTGTGGTCACTCTGGGGCAGCACACAGCAAGTGAAACCCGGGGAAAACAGTTCCTCGTCGGAGGCCGCATCCGGAAGTACCTCGCCTCCTGGCCAGGCATTGGCATGCTGCGTGTTAGCCTGTTGTGCAGGCAGTTATCAGTCCTTGGATTCCTGGAACTCCAGCGCGCTGGACAAGATCATGTCGAATGGGCGGTGCTACTATGACGAAAGCTTGGCGACCAGGCAACATTGGAATCGTACAGGACAGCTCTGCCTGGAGTGCCTGAACACCACCTGCTTCCTCGATGGTCACGAGTTTTGGGTGGACATCGAAAAGCTCTGTACCGGCAAATTGTACAGCAGAACCAAGAGCCTGGGATCCGCACTGAGTAAGTTCTTCGGCCAGCATCTGCAAACGGGAATTCTTCAGCTGAGGGATCAGGCTCTGGCCTTTGGGTTTATCCCAGAGTTTGCCTCCGGAGGAGCCTTCTTCCTCTTCCACTGCCAGGCGAGGGGAAGGCCCCTTTTCAAGGACTGCGAAAGTGCCCCGTATGTGCTCAGGATGCGAAAGCTGCAGCAACTGCTCTACTGCATGCTCATCACGTTGGACGAGAGGCGCCACAATGTGCCCTTCAGGATCTACAAGGTGGGATGTGTGCCCCGTGCCAATTAG
- the LOC6733010 gene encoding uncharacterized protein LOC6733010, producing MSAVPMKAFLAGLFLLANAWHITAVNEQHQKHHLQCWHCSSDTIGAEDFCDVTFQEDNIPTDLIKERNINLLRSCNGTINSDHERAVCRKTVEENNGKLITKRFCYYTNKSDPVELCNITSPEKNVRRIFCEDCLTDRCNGAFAGASILEMLLLLPIAGLIQQLAI from the exons ATGTCAGCGGTGCCGATGAAAGCCTTTCTGGCTGGTCTCTTCCTGCTGGCCAATGCCTGGCACATCACAG CCGTAAATGAGCAGCACCAGAAGCATCACCTGCAGTGCTGGCACTGCAGCTCGGACACCATTGGGGCGGAGGACTTCTGCGACGTGACCTTCCAGGAGGACAACATTCCCACTGACCTGATCAAGGAGCGGAACATCAATCTGCTGAGGAGCTGCAACGGCACCATTAACTCCGATCACGAGCGGGCCGTTTGCCGCAAGACCGTGGAGGAAA ATAATGGCAAGCTGATCACCAAGCGGTTCTGCTACTACACCAACAAATCAGATCCCGTGGAGCTGTGCAACATCACCAGTCCGGAGAAGAACGTGCGGCGGATATTCTGCGAGGACTGCCTCACCGATCGCTGCAACGGAGCCTTTGCAGGTGCATCCATTTTggagatgctgctgctcctgcccaTCGCGGGCCTCATCCAACAGTTGGCCATCTAA
- the LOC6733011 gene encoding uncharacterized protein LOC6733011 produces MIATLLLVFPLLFMPSDATLGTQVMSYDNKRMLQLIEDFNGTVTEQLFLVVSTWGKLKADFPRDVAKIEDLEETLQHVVCRKERNVTVRHHLQGYLIREQIREHLETLNSSDLFQRALQSEDHELGKWQLALGQHSRKLHCVLKPDQLTRILEGVIRRTYTLEGSTRLAALLYQLYIGNRESYATMVEAELMLYERYKSGGKNSQEFSGYMAKLWQSIQIEEFYPGLDQNTKQRLVDAIIDLLQFL; encoded by the coding sequence ATGATTGCTACGTTGCTCTTAGTATTCCCCCTGCTGTTTATGCCGTCTGATGCTACGTTGGGAACGCAGGTGATGAGCTATGACAACAAGCGGATGCTTCAGCTGATCGAGGACTTCAACGGCACCGTAACCGAGCAGCTCTTCCTGGTGGTGTCCACGTGGGGAAAACTGAAAGCCGACTTCCCCAGGGATGTGGCCAAAATCGAGGATTTGGAGGAGACGCTGCAGCATGTGGTGTGCCGGAAGGAGAGAAACGTGACGGTTCGTCATCACCTGCAGGGTTATCTCATCCGCGAACAGATCCGCGAGCATCTGGAGACCCTGAACAGCTCTGATCTGTTCCAGCGAGCGCTCCAATCCGAGGATCATGAGCTGGGCAAGTGGCAGTTGGCTTTAGGACAGCATTCCCGGAAACTCCACTGTGTGCTTAAGCCAGACCAACTGACTAGGATCCTGGAAGGAGTGATTCGTCGGACGTACACCCTGGAGGGATCCACCAGGCTGGCCGCGCTTCTCTACCAGCTGTACATCGGCAATCGGGAGTCCTATGCTACAATGGTCGAAGCCGAGTTGATGCTTTACGAGCGATATAAAAGTGGGGGAAAGAATAGCCAGGAATTCAGCGGATACATGGCTAAACTCTGGCAAAGCATCCAAATTGAGGAGTTCTATCCGGGGCTGGATCAAAACACAAAGCAACGACTTGTTGACGCAATTATAGACCTTCTCCAGTTCCTCTAA
- the LOC6733012 gene encoding uncharacterized protein LOC6733012: MVSALKCSLAVAVMISLACSAYAIKCYQCESLTMPKCGLKFEADETLLLDCSRIGPPRYLQNFFPLRNATGCMKKTLESVAGHPQIVRSCYFGDINNIQAGCQSDPSMPFVKQLGCDVCTKDECNGSSSLAPIAGAILLFFGVARLLA, encoded by the exons ATGGTGTCCGCTCTGAAATGCAGTTTGGCCGTGGCCGTTATGATCAGTCTGGCTTGTTCGG CCTACGCCATCAAGTGCTACCAGTGCGAGTCCCTCACGATGCCCAAGTGTGGCCTGAAGTTCGAGGCCGATGAGACCTTGCTGCTGGACTGCTCCAGGATCGGACCCCCCCGCTACCTGCAGAACTTCTTCCCCCTGCGGAACGCCACTGGATGCATGAAGAAGACCCTCGAGAGCG TGGCCGGACATCCGCAGATCGTGAGGAGCTGCTACTTCGGGGACATCAACAACATCCAAGCTGGCTGCCAGTCGGATCCCTCCATGCCCTTCGTTAAGCAGCTGGGCTGCGACGTCTGCACCAAGGACGAGTGCAACGGCTCCTCCTCCCTGGCCCCCATTGCCGGAGCCATCCTGCTCTTCTTCGGCGTGGCTCGTCTGCTGGCCTAG
- the LOC120285311 gene encoding KH domain-containing, RNA-binding, signal transduction-associated protein 2-like — METSSELTEKEPLTHDHQPRLNEVARKFLADLDEERKRLSAEFPLCALLIAEAVDRVYGTGRIPGKELYADVYNQKPMKITQKVFVPVNQYPKFNFIGKILGPKGNSLRRLQEETQCKIAIKGRGSMRDRNKEEQLRSTGDPRYAHLQKNLFLEVSTVANPAECYVRIASALAEIRKYLIPDKNDAVSHEQLCEQKEMDPEAAKNSNGLYLEVYRSAIDKKLGGNSNGALTYINPIKRVAGNPPKVGDVEEVMPPSHPPTSYEYRKPLPLIIPENAVAYKRPYPYLTDMKFMREPPIKNFKPNPFKRTNVIKSMMGAH; from the exons ATGGAAACCTCAAGCGAGTTAACTGAGAAAGAGCCACTTACCCACGACCACCAGCCGCGTTTGAACGAGGTGGCCCGAAAGTTTCTCGCCGATTTGGACGAGGAGCGGAAGCGATTGTCCGCGGAGTTTCCACTTTGCGCACTGCTAATCGCCGAGG CTGTGGACCGTGTCTACGGCACTGGTCGTATTCCCGGCAAGGAGTTATACGCAGACGTGTACAACCAAAAGCCGATGAAGATTACTCAAAAGGTCTTCGTGCCCGTTAATCAGTATCCTAAG TTCAACTTCATTGGCAAGATCCTGGGGCCCAAGGGGAACTCGTTGCGTCGCCTTCAGGAGGAGACCCAGTGCAAGATTGCCATCAAGGGTCGCGGTTCGATGCGCGATCGTAACAAAGAGGAGCAGTTGCGCAGCACAGGTGACCCGAGATATGCCCATCTTCAGAAGAATCTCTTTCTGGAGGTCAGCACGGTGGCCAACCCGGCGGAGTGCTATGTCCGCATAGCCTCCGCCCTGGCCGAGATCCGTAAGTATCTTATTCCAGACAAGAACGACGCGGTTTCGCACGAGCAGCTGTGCGAGCAGAAGGAAATGGATCCCGAGGCGGCCAAGAACAGTAACGGACTCTACCTGGAGGTCTACAG ATCTGCCATCGACAAGAAGTTGGGAGGCAACAGCAATGGGGCTCTCACGTACATCAACCCGATAAAGCGAGTTGCGGGAAATCCACCCAA AGTCGGCGATGTGGAGGAGGTTATGCCCCCCAGTCATCCGCCTACGAGCTATGAGTACAGGAAAC CACTTCCATTAATAATACCGGAAAACGCAGTGGCATATAAACGTCCATATCCGTATCTTACtgacatgaaatttatgcgcGAACCGCCCATCAAGAACTTTAAGCCCAATCCTTTTAAACGGACTAACGTTATAAAATCCATGATGGGAGCACATTGA
- the LOC123327103 gene encoding uncharacterized protein LOC123327103 — protein MVGNCTSRHTCRICRRKHHTLVHGSSQPIQNGNNIDTASVDSRDRPAVSHAGSTIGHNQPLAREGHRLGSETPAENNFTHHTLENIPAAGSQTLLPTILADVIDAWGNTTTCRLLLDTGSTITLASESFVQRIGVRRTHARISILGLAANSAGVTRGRAHIKLRSRHSGQTVELVSFILTSLTSSLPAQVIDTSSSTWRQICELPLADPTFCTPGAIDVIVGSDQLWSLYTGDRKHFGSYSAFDDHPTSAVTHHADLDTMVRSFMEMDSIQPNQALLDASDPTERHFAATHKRSTDGVYVVEYPFKEKAPPIDSTLPQAINRFFSLERKFRRYPELKQQYEAFLDDYLQRGHMEKLTSAQVEESPDTCFYLPHHAVIKLDSLTTKCRVVFDGSGKDSSGVSLNDRLHIGPPIQRDLFGVCLRFRQHQYVLCADVEKMFRGIKVFKPHTNFQRIVWRTTENEPLLHFRLLTVTYGLAPSPFLAVRVLKQLADDHGHEYPAAAHALLHDAYVDDIPTGANTFEELMILKDELIALLDKGKFKLRKWSSNSWRLLKSLPEEDRCFEPIQLLNKSAADSPVKVLGIQWNPGKDVLYLNLKGCDATISPTKRELLSQLSRIYDPLGLVAPVTVLLKLIFQESWTSVLQWDDPIPESLRTRWRALVEDLPALTQCQVPRYIASPFRDVQLHGFADASSHAYGAVVYARVAVGCSFQVTLVAAKTRVAPIKPVSIPRLELNAATSCWTDSEIVLHWLSAPPRRWNTYVCNRTSEILSDFPRSCWNHVRTEDNPADCASRGLHPSKLLEHRLWWKGPSWLATPTSEWPPSTSKFSVSSSFDVNTEERAIKPTTLHNFPDESIHELLIHKFSTWTRLIRVSSYCHRFIHTLRSHHRNSAPFLTSEELLDAQRRLIRHVQQKSFAREYEQLENRRQLNAKSHLIRFSPFLDDYGVMRVGGRIEQSTLNYNAKHPILIPKDTPLAGLLVRHFHVSYLHTGVDATFTNLRQQYWILGARNLVRKAVFQCKSCFLQRKGTSNQIMGELPIPRVQASRCFQHTGLDYAGPIAIKESKGRTPRIGKAWFSIFVCLTTKALHIEVVSELTTQAFIAAFQRFIARRAKPTDLYSDNGTTFHGGKKTLDDMRRLAIQQAKDEELAGFFANEGISWHFIPPSAPHFGGMWEAGVRSIKLHMKRILGSKALTFEELSTVLTQIEAILNSRPLCPTGDNSLDPLTPAHFLTGSPYTALPEPCRLDMQVNRLERWNQLQAMVQGFWKRWHMEYLTSLHERTKWHLETENLKIDTLVVLKEPNLPPSKWILGRITAVHAGIDNKVRVVTVKTAHGLYKRPIAKIAVLPLC, from the exons ATGGTGGGCAACTGTACATCGAGGCATACTTGTCGGATCTGCCGCCGCAAGCATCATACTTTGGTTCATGGCTCGTCGCAGCCaattcaaaatggcaacaacattgACACAGCAAGTGTTGACAGCCGCGATCGACCAGCAGTCTCACATGCGGGATCTACAATTGGCCACAATCAACCGCTAGCTCGAGAAGGTCATCGCTTGGGAAGCGAGACTCCCGCGGAAAACAACTTTACGCATCATACTCTGGAGAATATTCCGGCGGCTGGTTCTCAGACTCTGTTGCCAACCATCCTTGCTGACGTCATCGACGCCTGGGGAAACACTACAACCTGCAGGCTGCTCCTGGACACTGGATCTACAATAACCTTGGCATCGGAATCATTTGTTCAGCGAATAGGCGTGCGTCGAACGCACGCACGGATTTCTATTCTCGGTCTCGCCGCCAACAGCGCGGGCGTTACCCGAGGACGCGCACATATCAAGCTGCGCTCTCGTCATTCGGGCCAAACTGTCGAATTGGTCTCGTTCATTCTCACCTCGCTGACGTCATCACTTCCTGCCCAAGTTATTGACACCTCATCCTCTACGTGGAGGCAAATCTGCGAGCTTCCTTTGGCAGACCCAACGTTCTGCACACCTGGAGCAATCGATGTCATTGTTGGATCGGATCAACTTTGGTCTCTATACACAGGAGATCGGAAACACTTTG GCTCTTACTCTGCATTCGATGATCACCCTACTTCTGCGGTTACTCATCACGCGGACCTAGACACGATGGTTCGTTCATTCATGGAGATGGACAGCATTCAGCCTAACCAGGCTCTCCTGGACGCCAGCGATCCCACAGAGCGTCATTTTGCTGCCACACACAAGCGCTCGACGGACGGGGTGTACGTCGTCGAGTATCCCTTCAAGGAAAAGGCACCGCCTATTGATTCGACCTTGCCACAGGCCATCAATCGCTTCTTCTCGCTGGAACGCAAATTTCGTCGGTATCCAGAATTGAAGCAGCAGTACGAAGCTTTCCTGGACGACTACTTGCAACGTGGACATATGGAAAAACTGACCTCGGCTCAGGTTGAAGAGTCCCCAGACACCTGCTTCTATTTGCCGCACCACGCTGTCATCAAACTGGACAGTCTGACTACCAAATGTCGTGTAGTTTTTGATGGATCAGGAAAGGACAGCTCTGGAGTATCGCTCAATGACAGACTACATATTGGTCCACCGATTCAACGCGATCTTTTTGGCGTTTGTCTACGCTTCCGGCAGCACCAATATGTTTTATGTGCAGATGTCGAAAAGATGTTTCGaggcattaaagtctttaagcCACACACCAATTTTCAGCGCATTGTTTGGCGCACGACTGAGAATGAACCTCTGCTTCAttttcgcctgctgacggTTACCTACGGATTGGCACCGTCACCATTTCTGGCTGTTCGAGTTCTAAAGCAACTTGCCGACGATCATGGCCATGAATACCCTGCAGCAGCTCACGCTCTTCTGCACGATGCCTATGTGGACGATATCCCGACAGGCGCCAACACATTCGAGGAGCTTATGATTCTCAAGGACGAGCTTATAGCCCTCTTGGATAAGGGAAAATTCAAGCTACGCAAATGGAGTTCTAATAGTTGGCGTCTTCTGAAATCATTACCAGAGGAAGATAGATGTTTTGAACCTATCCAGCTCCTCAACAAATCAGCTGCGGATTCACCTGTCAAAGTTCTTGGTATCCAATGGAACCCTGGGAAGGACGTCCTGTATCTCAACCTAAAGGGATGCGATGCGACCATTTCTCCGACGAAAAGAGAACTCTTGTCTCAGCTATCAAGAATTTATGATCCGCTTGGACTGGTAGCGCCGGTCACAGTTCTACTCAAGCTAATCTTCCAAGAAAGCTGGACAAGTGTCCTGCAGTGGGACGACCCCATACCTGAAAGTCTACGTACGCGCTGGAGAGCCTTAGTAGAGGATTTGCCAGCACTTACGCAATGCCAAGTACCACGGTATATTGCGTCACCATTTCGAGATGTTCAACTACACGGATTCGCCGACGCATCCTCGCACGCCTACGGTGCGGTAGTttacgctcgagttgcagttggATGCAGCTTTCAAGTAACTCTGGTTGCCGCCAAAACACGGGTGGCCCCGATCAAGCCCGTATCAATTCCACGTTTGGAGCTAAACGCTGC CacgagctgctggacagattcagAAATTGTGCTACACTGGCTTTCAGCTCCTCCTCGACGGTGGAACACCTACGTCTGCAACCGAACTTCTGAGATATTGAGCGACTTTCCCCGTAGCTGCTGGAACCATGTTCGCACGGAAGACAATCCTGCAGATTGTGCTTCCCGAGGACTTCATCCGTCAAAGCTTCTGGAGCATCGACtgtggtggaaaggtccgtcttggctggccacacccacctcTGAGTGGCCACCTTCTACAAGCAAGTTCAGCGTATCTTCAAGTTTCGATGTCAACACCGAAGAACGAGCCATAAAGCCCACGACTCTACATAACTTTcctgatgaaagtatacacGAGTTACTCATCCACAAATTCTCAACCTGGACGCGTCTTATAAGGGTATCTAGCTACTGTCATCGCTTTATTCACACTCTTCGATCCCATCATAGGAATTCGGCACCATTCCTTACGTCTGAAGAGTTGCTGGACGCACAGCGCCGACTTATTCGacatgtgcaacaaaaatccTTTGCCAGAGAATATGAGCAGCTAGAGAATCGACGCCAGCTTAACGCTAAATCGCATCTTATCCGGTTTTCTCCGTTTCTGGATGATTATGGAGTAATGCGAGTCGGTGGGAGAATCGAGCAATCTACACTCAACTATAACGCCAAGCACCCGATTCTGATACCTAAAGATACACCACTAGCTGGACTCCTGGTTCGACATTTTCATGTCTCCTATCTGCACACTGGAGTTGATGCAACGTTCACCAATCTTCGTCAGCAGTACTGGATTCTGGGAGCCCGCAATCTCGTCAGAAAGGCAGTCTTCCAATGCAAATCCTGTTTTCTTCAACGAAAGGGCACAAGCAACCAGATCATGGGAGAGCTACCAATTCCTCGAGTTCAAGCTAGCCGCTGCTTTCAACACACAGGGCTGGACTACGCTGGACCGATCGCAATCAAGGAATCAAAGGGAAGAACTCCACGCATCGGAAAGGCatggttttctattttcgtgTGTCTCACTACAAAGGCACTTCACATCGAGGTTGTTAGTGAGCTAACTACACAGGCTTTCATCGCAGCCTTTCAACGATTCATTGCCCGCCGAGCGAAGCCTACTGACCTGTATTCGGATAATGGAACAACATTTCATGGAGGCAAGAAAACTTTGGATGACATGAGACGTCTGGCCATTCAACAAGCCAAAGATGAGGAACTAGCAGGATTCTTTGCCAATGAAGGGATTTCTTGGCACTTTATACCCCCGTCTGCTCCACATTTTGGAGGGAtgtgggaagctggagttcgCTCAATTAAACTCCATATGAAACGAATACTTGGATCAAAGGCTTTAACGTTTGAGGAGCTCTCTACTGTCCTGACCCAAATTGAAGCTATCCTGAATTCACGCCCGCTGTGCCCAACTGGGGATAATTCTTTGGATCCACTGACGCCTGCTCATTTTTTGACTGGATCTCCGTATACTGCATTGCCTGAACCCTGTCGTCTGGATATGCAAGTCAATCGATTGGAGAGGTGGAATCAGCTGCAAGCCATGGTTCAAGGCTTTTGGAAAAGGTGGCATATGGAATACCTGACATCTCTTCATGAGCGGACAAAGTGGCATCTGGAAACCGAGAATCTGAAGATCGACACACTGGTAGTACTCAAGGAGCCCAATCTACCGCCCTCTAAATGGATTCTTGGCCGCATCACAGCAGTGCACGCAGGAATCGACAACAAGGTCCGAGTCGTTACAGTGAAGACTGCTCACGGATTATACAAACgcccaattgccaaaatcgcTGTACTGCCTCTCTGCTGA
- the LOC27206844 gene encoding uncharacterized protein LOC27206844: protein MVSSVKMILALAVLATVACTGYAIKCYQCDSLTNPECGKDFKSDSSLVLDCTKMAPPRFLQNFFPVRNATGCMKQTIDIPGSPQIVRSCYFGNIADTKTGCQTDPSLTINKLLSCEVCTEDECNGSSSLAPIAGVILLFFGLARLLA from the exons ATGGTGTCGAGTGTAAAAATGATCTTGGCTCTCGCCGTCTTGGCCACCGTAGCCTGCACTG GCTACGCCATCAAGTGCTATCAGTGCGATTCCTTGACTAATCCCGAGTGTGGAAAGGACTTCAAGTCAGACAGTAGCCTCGTTTTGGATTGCACCAAGATGGCTCCCCCTCGATTCCTCCAGAACTTCTTCCCAGTTCGCAACGCCACCGGCTGCATGAAGCAGACCATCGACA TTCCCGGTAGCCCGCAGATCGTGAGGTCCTGCTACTTCGGCAACATCGCCGACACGAAGACTGGATGCCAGACCGATCCCAGCCTGACGATCAACAAGTTGCTGAGCTGCGAGGTTTGCACCGAGGACGAGTGCAACGGATCCTCCTCCCTGGCCCCCATCGCCGGAGTCATCCTCCTGTTCTTTGGCCTGGCCCGCCTGCTGGCCTGA